One Besnoitia besnoiti strain Bb-Ger1 chromosome VIII, whole genome shotgun sequence DNA segment encodes these proteins:
- a CDS encoding hypothetical protein (encoded by transcript BESB_083950), protein MRRERQMLGEQLDRADQSVKGASDYEAENGERTGVTGGAHEDASPGTRVTRKASQQGGPPRHDACGWCHDGATATKAAVQAGSSASRFSLFSPVHDHSLICSWLRRVHTPDYVRAASSASLPEEEQRKIGLPVTRSYADKSLAEVSATVLGTWLACRFGLACVVGGGNHHAKQAGGGKFCLFNDVSVGAALALSHGLAERILILDLDVHQGDGTAEIFANEPRVKTVSIHCSDNFPFPKAKSDIDIELPAGTTDETYLHILNQVLPAVLRSHRPTLVFYVAGVDVHERDKFGNFALTDGGLRKREEVVFQHCLQYNREIYGREQQAAPRGYSPQMAGLHSPAGGRYEASAKDAEDLRHFLAASGAGSWGGKASHLRHASSPGFCTDVNSTAKGRPEAALSSQEVHGGASPLGVCCVVAGGYDDDIEQTVRKHAVLFE, encoded by the exons ATGCGCCGTGAGAGGCAGATGCTCGGGGAGCAGCTCGACAGAGCCGACCAGTCTGTAAAGGGTGCGAGTGACTATGAGGCGGAAAATGGTGAACGGACGGGTGTCACTGGCGGCGCCCATGAAGACGCGAGCCCAGGGACCAGAGTCACGCGGAAAGCTAGTCAGCAAGGAGGCCCTCCACGTCACGACGCTTGTGGTTGGTGTCACGACGGCGCCACCGCCACGAAGGCTGCCGTTCAGGCTGGATCTTCTGCTTCACGGTTTTCGCTCTTTTCTCCGGTGCATGACCACAGTCTCATCTGTTCTTGGCTTCGCCGTGTACACACACCGGATTACGTCCGCGCAGCATCCAGTGCGTCGCTGCCTGAAGAAGAACAGCGCAAAATTGGACTTCCAGTCACTAGAAGCTACGCAGACAAATCTCTGGCCGAG GTCAGCGCGACGGTGCTGGGGACATGGTTGGCTTGTCGCTTCGGCCTCGCATGCGTCGTAGGCGGAGGCAACCACCACGCAAAACAGGCAGGAGGAGGGAAGTTCTGTCTCTTCAACGACGTCagcgtgggcgccgcgctcgcacTGAGCCACGGCCTCGCCGA GCGAATTCTCATTCTCGATTTGGATGTCCACCAAGGCGACGGAACAGCCGAAATTTTTGCCAACGAGCCTCGCGTGAAGACGGTTTCTATCCACTGCAGCGACAACTTCCCCTTTCCGAAAGCCAA GTCGGACATTGATATTGAGCTTCCAGCGGGGACCACAGACGAAACCTACCTTCACATTCTCAACCAA GTTCTGCCAGCTGTGCTTCGGTCCCACCGTCCCACGCTTGTCTTCTACGTTGCTGGCGTGGATGTCCACGAGCGCGATAAGTTTGGAAACTTCGCCCTCACCGACGGCGGCCTCAGAAAGCGCGAAGAGGTTGTGTTTCAGCACTGCTTGCAATACAACCGAGAAATCTACGGTCGCGAACAGCAGGCAGCTCCACGTGGATACAGCCCGCAGATGGCGGGACTCCACAGCCCAGCCGGGGGGCGCTACGAGGCCAGCGCAAAGGATGCTGAAGATCTGCGGCATTTTTTGGCCGCGAGTGGCGCTGGCTCCTGGGGTGGGAAAGCGTCTCACCTACGGCATGCGAGCAGCCCGGGTTTTTGCACTGACGTCAACAGCACCGCGAAGGGGAGgcccgaggcggcgctgagcAGTCAAGAGGTGCACGGtggcgcctctcctctcggtGTTTGCTGCGTGGTAGCTGGGGGATACGACGATGATATTGAGCAGACGGTCCGAAAGCATGCAGTCCTTTTTGAGTAA
- a CDS encoding hypothetical protein (encoded by transcript BESB_083960): MYDHVCVGSRTSSAFASLSLLPPSSAFLASCAAATVASLFRRDVDWGGASRCRSLARRERGQRLPPFIRHRAHPGLFATKLGDGGVPSFGLRCYSRRGREDARRRDQEASRGAALEAPLHRRRANLGDATRGLLASCPAPRVSSFSDSSSPLRLRWPFSPSAHAATYGSTLPLVSSHRALHLALATTRAAFGACPPPSPNRPHSCDADSSSCLSDLSGAAGAFDPLQSVCAKVPDKDPPDCNAKNAADYKASLGKELLEIDSRMLPDAHQFVQKQRLLDTLGPLLRQHIGGELVPFGSCANGFWVRGSDVDSCLVLHGCDGRTAQRAKLRVVKELVERHAIGHATVVPAQVPIAKVCSSNGEGLIDVSVNNCAALENSIFVETFGAIDERVRPLGRFIKYWAKQRSINNRAEGTLSTYTLMLQLFFFLQCRSPPVLPPYTAILLDSKVSRHSGAHGASPLPAPSSLSASLGCEGNTPTAPQMSAENELPCGRAPAEGLKPLSFCTDIDYIRQQLFPEYGQNKETLGELIYDFFLFYGNGGSALFALRDGSNVTAEVHDGTLTVSAPVSAVELPARVSVSNCLLPAVGATRGGVNGDSGSAACTANCHNSTTMAEDTPHPKSEICSPLSMPRRLLMKCPLTRAVVNRFSSAAWKIICEEFQRAERLVSSGASLTELCDPAPVTHNQRKKLDRLRRRLSLRVLAASQNLCPSSLDAATLRPGPGSGQEAEQFLMASRFGWSSRGEGVGLPERSDVSSLEVCFTPSHSLASAPLSRLLHPLSNEPVQEQSCCQLNSTSTAHHLDRPLHGTHPRRPVPVAGVAAPAKVAAPAERLHPSTFMVSSSSSTASHGRLPPPLFQATFLAEGSASQQTPDDRLHSPPLPQAPRVYSSSVSLTNRVPSASALHPSMAPAAHAPPTAPAAAAKRANAPVWLSDRRRVVATRKRHVGRPVGERETAPSDPFPPSGHLQMSSHKPFPAAHRSSYPFSSSPASPIVSSTSSSGSGDGSPLSE; this comes from the exons ATGTACGACCACGTCTGCGTGGGTTCGCGCACGTCTTCAGCTTTCGCGAGTCTCTCTTTGCTTCCTCCTTCATCGGCGTTTCTAGCCTCCTGCGCTGCTGCAACGGTGGCGTCACTCTTCCGGCGCGACGTTGACTGGGGCGGCGCATCCCGCTGCCGGAGTCTCGCGAGGCGAGAACGTGGGCAGCGCCTTCCACCGTTCATTCGGCACAGGGCCCATCCGGGTCTGTTCGCCACAAAACTGGGAGACGGGGGAGTACCGTCTTTCGGGCTACGGTGTTACAGCAGGCGTGGGCGTGAagatgcgcggcgccgcgaccagGAGGCCAGTCGTGGCGCAGCACTAGAGGCGCCTCTACatcggcgccgagcgaacTTGGGGGATGCTACGCGAGGGCTACTCGCATCGTGCCCTGCGCCACGCGTGTCGTCCTTTTCGGATTCCTCGTCGCCACTGAGGCTTCGCTGGCcgttttctccctctgcgcatgcggcgaccTACGGGTCAACGCTGCCACTGGTTTCTTCGCACCGGGCTCTGCATCTCGCTTTGGCGACAACTCGCGCAGCGTTTGgcgcctgcccccccccgtcGCCCAACCGACCGCACTCGTGCGATGCGGATTCGTCTTCCTGCCTCTCTGATCTTTCTGGGGCTGCCGGTGCTTTCGACCCCCTGCAGTCTGTTTGCGCGAAGGTGCCTGACAAGGATCCACCTGACTGCAACGCGAAGAACGCTGCCGA CTACAAGGCGAGCCTGGGCAAAGAGCTTCTCGAAATCGATAGCCGAATGCTGCCGGACGCGCACCAGTTCGTTCAGAAGCAGCGCTTACTGGACAC GCTCGgtcctctcctccgccagcATATTGGAGGCGAGCTCGTCCCGTTCGGATCCTGTGCGAACGGCTTCTG GGTCCGAGGGAGCGACGTCGACTCCTGCCTCGTTCTGCATGGATGCGACGGCCGAACGGCGCAACGAGCAAAACTTCGCGTG GTAAAAGAACTTGTTGAGCGCCACGCCATCGGTCACGCGACCGTCGTCCCAGCTCAAGTCCCCATCGCGAAA GTCTGCAGCTCCAACGGGGAAGGGCTCATTGACGTGAGTGTGAACAACTGCGCTGCGCTTGAGAATTCGATATTCGTCGAGACATTTGGAGCGATAGATGAACGGGTTCGTCCCCTAGGGCGGTTTATCAAGTACTGGGCGAAACAGAGGAGCATCAACAACAG AGCCGAGGGGACGCTGAGCACGTACACTCTCATGCTGCAGCTGTTCTTCTTTCTCCAGTGCCGCAGTCCGCCAGTCCTACCCCCGTACAC AGCAATTCTTCTGGATAGCAAGGTGTCGCGCCACTCAGGCGCCCACGGtgcttcgcctctgcctgcgccgtccTCCCTGTCGGCCTCCTTGGGTTGCGAGGGAAACACGCCGACCGCCCCGCAGATGTCTGCAGAAAACGAGCTGCCCTGCGggagggcgcctgcggaggggcTGAAACCTCTTTCATTCTGCACCGATATCGA TTACATCCGACAGCAGCTGTTTCCAGAGTATGGGCAGAACAAAGAGACCCTCGGCGAGCTTATTTATGACTTCTTTTTG TTCTACGGCAACGGCGGTAGCGCATTGTTTGCCCTTCGCGACGGATCCAACGTGACCGCAGAGGTCCACGACGGTACCTTAACCGTGTCCGCCCCCGTATCCGCGGTTGAGCTTcctgcgcgcgtgtctgtttCCAACTGTCTGCTGCCGGCGGTCGGGGCGACAAGAGGCGGTGTgaacggcgacagcggctcTGCTGCTTGCACTGCGAATTGCCACAACAGTACCACTATGGCTGAAGACACACCACATCCAAAATCAGAAATATGCTCCCCGCTGAGcatgcctcgtcgcctgctaATGAAATGCCCCTTGACGCGCGCTGTGGTCAACCGGTTCTCGTCCGCCGCATGGAAAATTATATGTGAAGAATTCCAACGCGCTGAGAGACTcgtctccagcggcgcgtctctcacGGAGCTGTGCGACCCTGCCCCTGTCACTCACAAccagaggaagaagctgg atcgcctgcggcggcgactctcGTTGCGGGTCTTAGCGGCTTCACAAAATTTGTGTCCGTCATCTCTCGATGCGGCAACTCTACGACCTGGTCCGGGGAGCGGACAAGAAGCAGAGCAGTTCCTGATGGCCTCGCGATTTGGTTGGTCCAGTCGTGGCGAGGGCGTCGGTCTTCCCGAGCGTAGTGATGTCTCATCTTTGGAAGTCTGTTTCACTCCGTCGCATTCGCTGGCATCCGCCCCCTTGTCGCGTTTGCTGCATCCTCTTTCGAACGAGCCAGTGCAGGAGCAATCTTGCTGCCAATTGAATTCCACAAGTACGGCCCATCACCTGGACAGGCCTCTACACGGGACGCACCCTCGACGCCCTGTACCGGTCGCTGGAGTTGCTGCGCCCGCTAAAGTTGCTGCGCCCGCTGAACGCCTTCATCCGTCTACATTCATGgtgtcgtcctcgtcttccacgGCCTCTCACGGCCGACTACCTCCTCCGCTGTTTCAGGCTACGTTTCTTGCTGAGGGCTCGGCGAGCCAACAAACGCCTGACGACAGACTGCACagccctcctctccctcaaGCGCCCCGAGTATATTCTTCTTCTGTTTCACTCACCAACCGTGTTCCGTCGGCATCGGCGTTGCATCCGTCAAtggcgcctgctgcacacgcgccgcctactgcacctgctgctgctgctaaGAGAGCCAACGCTCCAGTCTGGCTCTCCGACCGCCGGCGAGTAGTAGCCACACGAAAGCGTCATGTCGGACGCCCTGTGGGAGAAAGGGAAACTGCTCCGAGCGATCCATTTCCTCCGTCTGGTCACTTGCAAATGTCATCTCACAAACCGTTTCCCGCGGCTCATCGGTCGTCGTATCCGTTTTCCTCTTCCCCTGCTTCTCCCATTGTATCCTCCACCTCGTCTTCGGGCAGTGGGGATGGGTCCCCTTTATCAGAGTAG